Genomic DNA from Sphingomonas hankookensis:
TCATCGTCTGCCCGACGAAGAAGCCGAACAGCTTGTCCTTGCCGCCGCGATAGTCGGCGACCTTGTCGGCGTTCTTTTCCATGACCGCGGCGATCACCGCCTCGATCGCGCCGGTGTCGCTGGTCTGCTTGAGCCCGCGTTCCTCGACGATCGCATTCGCCCCCTGCCCGGTTTCGAGCATGATCTCGAACACCTGCTTCGACAGCGTACCCGACAGCGTACCGTCGGCCACCAGCTTGAGCAGTTCCGCGCCCTGCGCCGGCGACACCGGGCTGTCGCCGATGCCCTTGCCCAGCCGATTGAGCGCGCCATACAGGTCAGAAATCAACCAGTTGGCGGCCGACTTTGCCGGCACGTCCGAACCGCCTTCGGCCAGCAGCGCCTCGAACCAGCGCGCCGTTTCGACCTCGGCGGTCAGCACCGCGGCATTATACGCCGACAGGCCGAGCTCGCTCTCATAGCGCTTGCGCTTGGCATCGGGCAGCTCGGGGAGCGACGCACGACATTCCTCGAGAAACGCATCGTCCAGTTCGAGCGGCAGCAGATCGGGATCGGGGAAGTAGCGATAGTCGTGCGCGTCTTCCTTCGACCGCATCGACCGGGTCACGCCCTTGTCGGGATCGAACAGGCGCGTTTCCTGCACGATGCGGCCGCCATCCTCCAACACCGCCACCTGCCGGTTCGCTTCATATTCGATCGCGGCCATGACGAAGCGTACCGAGTTGACGTTCTTCGTCTCGGTCCGCGTGCCGAATTCCTCGCCCGGACGGCGGACCGACACGTTGACGTCGGCGCGCATCGACCCCTGGTCCATATTGCCGTCGCACGACCCGACATAGCGGAGAATCGTGCGCAGCTTCGACAAATAAGCGCCTGCTTCGGCAGGCGAACGCATGTCCGGCCGGCTGACGATCTCCATCAGCGCCACGCCCGATCGGTTCAGGTCGACA
This window encodes:
- the gatB gene encoding Asp-tRNA(Asn)/Glu-tRNA(Gln) amidotransferase subunit GatB yields the protein MSDYRIRGATGDWEVVIGLEVHAQVTSNAKLFSGAATAFGAEPNTQVSLVDAAMPGMLPTPNRECIRQAVRTGMAIDAVINKWSRFDRKNYFYADLPQGYQISQLYHPLVGEGVVEIVLDEKDPNSVPKAIGVERIHVEQDAGKLMHDQHPTRSYVDLNRSGVALMEIVSRPDMRSPAEAGAYLSKLRTILRYVGSCDGNMDQGSMRADVNVSVRRPGEEFGTRTETKNVNSVRFVMAAIEYEANRQVAVLEDGGRIVQETRLFDPDKGVTRSMRSKEDAHDYRYFPDPDLLPLELDDAFLEECRASLPELPDAKRKRYESELGLSAYNAAVLTAEVETARWFEALLAEGGSDVPAKSAANWLISDLYGALNRLGKGIGDSPVSPAQGAELLKLVADGTLSGTLSKQVFEIMLETGQGANAIVEERGLKQTSDTGAIEAVIAAVMEKNADKVADYRGGKDKLFGFFVGQTMKAMGGKANPGVVNDLLKKALG